One window of the Sphaerochaeta associata genome contains the following:
- a CDS encoding sugar ABC transporter ATP-binding protein has protein sequence MPDALLEVTNLTKIFPGIRALDDVKLSLRSGEVHALIGENGAGKSTLVKILTGVYIPTGGKILLEGKEISFKNAIDAQQAGIVAIHQEASMFPELSVTENIFMGHHLRNPKTKKLDWKAMTEQTKALLGRMQLDIDPDTLVKNLSVAKRHMVEITKALSLDAKLVIMDEPTSALTGREVEDLFRIVRSLKESGKAILFISHKFDEIFTICDYYTVFRDGQYIGEGKVKESTEDQIINMMIGRSIDQLYPEHTPVLGKEILKVEKLSQLGAFKHISFTLHEGEILGLFGLVGAGRSEVVRTIFGIDKASEGTMYLEGKAFMPKGARQSMHKGIALVPEDRQKQGLVLKMSLTHNISLPVLKLLSFKGMVTRSKAEKTYVLEHGNQMEIKSAGYHVDAETLSGGNQQKVVLAKWIGTKPKILILDEPTKGIDVATKAAVHQFICDMAAKGVAVILISSELPEVMGMSDRILVMHEGYQTAILDAQKCTAETVMRYAIATVAQEAAHA, from the coding sequence ATGCCGGACGCATTGTTGGAAGTAACCAATCTGACCAAGATATTTCCCGGCATCCGGGCCCTGGACGATGTGAAGCTGTCCCTGCGCTCGGGCGAGGTGCATGCGCTCATCGGTGAGAACGGGGCGGGGAAGTCAACCTTGGTGAAAATCCTCACCGGTGTATATATCCCCACCGGCGGGAAAATTCTGCTAGAAGGGAAGGAAATCTCCTTCAAGAACGCCATCGACGCCCAGCAGGCCGGAATCGTAGCCATTCACCAGGAAGCCTCGATGTTTCCCGAGCTCAGCGTCACCGAGAATATTTTCATGGGGCACCATCTGCGTAATCCCAAGACCAAGAAGCTTGACTGGAAGGCAATGACCGAACAGACCAAGGCACTGCTTGGACGAATGCAGCTGGATATCGACCCTGATACGTTGGTCAAGAACCTCAGCGTTGCCAAACGGCACATGGTTGAGATTACCAAGGCGCTCTCCCTCGATGCCAAACTGGTCATCATGGATGAGCCGACCAGCGCCCTCACAGGACGTGAGGTTGAAGATCTCTTCCGCATTGTTCGCTCCCTCAAGGAGAGCGGGAAAGCAATTCTGTTCATCTCCCATAAATTTGATGAAATTTTTACCATCTGTGACTATTACACCGTCTTCCGTGACGGACAGTATATCGGCGAAGGAAAGGTCAAGGAGAGTACCGAGGACCAGATCATCAATATGATGATCGGCCGCTCGATCGACCAGCTCTATCCCGAGCACACCCCGGTTCTCGGCAAGGAGATACTCAAGGTCGAGAAGCTGAGCCAGCTCGGTGCCTTCAAGCACATCTCCTTCACCCTGCATGAAGGGGAGATCCTGGGACTGTTCGGCTTGGTGGGCGCCGGCCGCAGTGAGGTCGTCCGTACCATTTTCGGCATTGACAAGGCCAGTGAAGGTACCATGTATCTCGAGGGCAAGGCTTTTATGCCTAAAGGTGCGAGACAGAGTATGCATAAGGGCATCGCCTTGGTTCCTGAAGACAGGCAGAAGCAGGGTCTGGTGCTGAAAATGAGCCTGACGCACAACATCTCCCTGCCGGTGCTCAAGCTTCTCTCCTTCAAGGGGATGGTCACCCGCTCCAAGGCTGAGAAAACCTATGTGTTGGAGCATGGGAACCAGATGGAGATCAAGTCGGCCGGCTACCATGTCGATGCCGAGACCCTCTCGGGCGGCAACCAGCAGAAAGTCGTTCTGGCCAAATGGATTGGAACAAAGCCCAAGATTCTCATTCTCGATGAACCGACCAAGGGAATCGACGTCGCCACCAAGGCAGCGGTGCACCAATTCATCTGCGATATGGCTGCAAAAGGAGTGGCTGTCATCCTCATCTCCAGTGAACTGCCTGAGGTAATGGGAATGAGCGACAGGATTCTGGTCATGCATGAAGGCTATCAGACCGCCATTCTCGATGCTCAAAAGTGTACTGCCGAGACGGTCATGCGTTACGCCATTGCCACTGTTGCCCAGGAGGCCGCCCATGCTTGA
- a CDS encoding alpha-ketoacid dehydrogenase subunit alpha/beta, whose translation MSKTLPFDPATLREKQIIKTPSIPVNQYQSDFKKELKLYGKDRLVRAYYDMLLIRKFETMLDTIKKEGVYQGISYNHKGPAHLSAGQESAAVGQAMVLEPEDQIFGSHRSHGEILAKSMSAIHKMEDKDLLAIMEGFMNGETYKVIASHFPGKDVRDTAENFVLYGALAEIYAKKTGFNAGLGGSMHTFFKPFGSMPNNAIVGGSCTIAVGAALYKKINRKKGIVIANIGDGSLARGPVYEGLVLSSMDQYKTLWEENPGYPPFMLNCFDNLYAMGGQPIGETMGYKVAARVGAAINEYSMHTERVDGFNPLAVADATARKKELLLKGEGPAFLDTLTYRYSGHSPSDAMTYRSKEELEAFRNQDPIVAYGNYLIENGVLVQADLDAMDVLLEEKMRMTLQITVDPKLSPMVDEAFVESVMFSNGSVEKFDDAKPAMLQSLEENPRVQQIAKRNRYAYDENGKEYPAARQYQYRDAVFEAMAHRFSIDPTMIAYGEDHRDWGGAFACYRGLTELLPPSRFFNSPIAESAIVGSGVGYAMAGGRAVVELMYCDFLGCAGDEVFNQMPKWQAMSAGVLKMPLVLRVSVGNKYGAQHSQEWTSMVASVPGLKAMYPATPYDVKGMLNYALRGTDPVVFFESQKLYGIGEMFEKGGVPEGYYEIPEGEPAIRREGKDVTLVALGPALYTAIAAADKLAEHGLSAEVIDLRWINPLKYEMLIESVRKTGRCVMVTDSAERGSYLHTVASNLSRLAFEHLDAPIVIAGSKNWITPPAEMEEYYFAQPSSILDAIHEQILPIAGYTPKHNFTDGEFFRTSRKGV comes from the coding sequence ATGTCCAAAACACTACCGTTCGACCCTGCAACACTGAGGGAAAAACAGATTATCAAGACCCCTTCCATTCCGGTGAACCAGTACCAGAGTGATTTCAAGAAGGAGCTCAAGCTATACGGAAAGGACCGCCTGGTTCGTGCCTATTATGACATGCTGCTTATCCGCAAATTCGAGACCATGCTCGACACCATCAAGAAAGAAGGGGTGTATCAGGGGATCAGCTATAATCACAAGGGTCCCGCCCACCTTTCAGCGGGGCAGGAGAGTGCTGCTGTAGGACAGGCCATGGTGCTTGAGCCCGAGGATCAGATCTTCGGTTCGCACCGCAGTCATGGAGAAATCCTGGCCAAGAGCATGTCGGCCATCCATAAGATGGAGGACAAGGACCTGCTTGCCATCATGGAAGGATTCATGAACGGAGAGACCTACAAGGTAATCGCCTCCCACTTCCCCGGCAAGGATGTTCGGGACACCGCAGAGAACTTTGTGCTCTATGGTGCATTGGCGGAAATCTATGCCAAGAAGACGGGGTTCAATGCAGGCCTGGGCGGTTCGATGCACACGTTCTTCAAGCCCTTCGGCAGCATGCCCAACAACGCAATCGTCGGAGGTTCCTGCACCATCGCCGTTGGAGCAGCCCTGTATAAGAAAATCAACCGCAAGAAGGGCATCGTCATCGCCAACATCGGCGACGGCTCGCTTGCCCGCGGCCCTGTTTATGAAGGGTTGGTGCTCTCCTCCATGGACCAGTACAAGACCTTGTGGGAGGAGAATCCCGGCTATCCCCCGTTCATGCTCAACTGCTTCGACAACCTGTATGCCATGGGCGGCCAGCCCATCGGCGAGACCATGGGCTACAAGGTGGCCGCACGCGTAGGTGCTGCCATCAACGAGTACTCCATGCACACAGAAAGGGTCGACGGCTTCAATCCCTTGGCGGTAGCCGATGCAACTGCCCGAAAGAAGGAGCTGCTGCTCAAGGGTGAGGGGCCTGCCTTCCTGGATACCCTGACCTACCGCTACAGCGGCCATAGCCCAAGCGATGCAATGACCTATCGCAGCAAGGAAGAGCTGGAAGCGTTCCGCAATCAGGATCCGATTGTAGCCTATGGCAACTATCTGATCGAAAACGGAGTGCTTGTCCAGGCAGACCTTGATGCAATGGACGTATTGCTTGAAGAGAAGATGAGAATGACGCTGCAGATCACCGTCGATCCCAAGCTCAGTCCGATGGTGGATGAGGCTTTTGTCGAATCTGTGATGTTCTCCAACGGCAGCGTCGAGAAGTTCGACGATGCAAAGCCGGCCATGTTGCAGAGCCTTGAAGAGAATCCCAGGGTGCAGCAGATTGCAAAGCGCAACCGCTATGCCTACGACGAGAACGGGAAGGAGTATCCCGCAGCCCGTCAGTATCAATATCGTGATGCTGTCTTCGAAGCCATGGCCCACCGATTCTCCATCGATCCGACCATGATCGCCTACGGCGAGGATCATCGTGACTGGGGTGGGGCGTTCGCCTGCTACCGCGGTCTGACCGAGCTGCTTCCTCCCTCCCGATTCTTCAACTCCCCGATCGCCGAGTCTGCAATCGTCGGCAGCGGCGTCGGCTACGCGATGGCCGGCGGGCGTGCCGTCGTTGAATTGATGTATTGCGACTTCCTCGGATGTGCTGGAGACGAGGTCTTCAATCAGATGCCCAAGTGGCAGGCCATGAGCGCCGGTGTGCTGAAGATGCCGCTGGTGTTGCGCGTGTCGGTGGGCAACAAGTACGGAGCACAGCACTCGCAGGAGTGGACCAGCATGGTAGCCTCTGTTCCAGGGCTCAAGGCGATGTACCCGGCGACTCCCTACGATGTGAAGGGCATGCTCAACTACGCACTGCGTGGGACCGACCCGGTTGTCTTCTTCGAGAGCCAGAAGCTCTACGGAATCGGTGAGATGTTCGAAAAGGGAGGTGTTCCCGAGGGCTACTACGAGATACCCGAAGGGGAACCCGCCATCAGACGCGAAGGAAAGGATGTAACCTTGGTGGCCCTTGGACCCGCCTTGTACACCGCCATTGCAGCAGCGGACAAGCTTGCCGAGCATGGTCTGTCGGCCGAGGTCATCGACCTCAGGTGGATCAACCCGCTCAAGTACGAGATGCTCATCGAGTCGGTCAGGAAGACCGGTCGCTGTGTAATGGTAACCGACAGCGCAGAACGCGGCAGTTATCTGCACACGGTTGCAAGCAATCTCTCAAGACTTGCCTTTGAGCACCTCGATGCCCCGATTGTCATTGCTGGATCGAAGAACTGGATCACCCCGCCTGCTGAGATGGAGGAGTACTATTTCGCCCAGCCTTCCAGCATCCTGGATGCCATCCACGAGCAGATTCTTCCCATCGCCGGCTATACGCCCAAGCACAACTTCACCGACGGTGAGTTCTTCAGAACAAGCCGGAAGGGAGTCTAA
- the rhaM gene encoding L-rhamnose mutarotase: MRKAFVMQLKKGCEAEYQKRHNEIWPELKALLSESGVFDYTIFLERETGKLFAFQQVKGQAGSQGLGGNPIVQKWWAYMADLMETHPDNSPVSTPLEEVFHMD, from the coding sequence ATGCGAAAAGCATTTGTCATGCAGTTGAAGAAAGGATGTGAGGCTGAGTATCAGAAGCGTCACAATGAGATTTGGCCCGAGCTGAAGGCTCTGCTCAGTGAAAGCGGGGTGTTCGACTACACCATTTTCCTTGAGCGTGAAACGGGAAAACTCTTTGCATTCCAGCAGGTCAAGGGCCAGGCAGGCTCCCAGGGTCTGGGTGGAAACCCCATAGTCCAGAAGTGGTGGGCCTATATGGCCGACTTGATGGAGACCCATCCTGACAACTCGCCGGTCTCAACTCCCCTGGAAGAAGTCTTTCACATGGATTAA
- a CDS encoding DeoR/GlpR family DNA-binding transcription regulator, producing the protein MLGLSPREEKILQLLKSGEEYPVTRLSQELGVSAVTIRGDLRDLDAKGLVVRSHGRVVAASSPQASFRDGSNNSQKELIAKTAATLVKDNDCIMITNGSTCSLIPRYLFGKRNIKVVTNSTLLLPYARANTQLVITLVGGEYRPQAEALVGPAAVSQIEDYHVTTTFFGTDGFTMEHGLTTSLVENAQVVQRMCGQATRRVLCVDSSKVGNRGFVRIMPVTEIDTIVTDSGFPTDLIALLEEQGVEVIIAQ; encoded by the coding sequence ATGTTAGGCCTTTCTCCCAGAGAGGAAAAAATTCTCCAGCTGCTGAAAAGTGGAGAGGAGTACCCGGTCACCCGGCTCAGTCAGGAGTTGGGTGTTTCTGCCGTTACCATCCGAGGGGACCTCAGGGACCTCGATGCCAAGGGCCTGGTCGTCCGCTCGCATGGAAGGGTGGTGGCGGCCTCGTCGCCGCAGGCCTCCTTCCGCGATGGGTCGAACAACTCCCAGAAGGAGTTGATTGCAAAAACCGCAGCCACCTTGGTCAAGGACAATGACTGCATCATGATCACCAACGGTTCCACCTGCTCCCTCATACCCCGCTATCTCTTCGGCAAGCGCAATATAAAAGTGGTGACCAACTCCACCCTTTTACTGCCATATGCGAGAGCCAATACCCAATTGGTGATTACGCTCGTCGGTGGTGAATACCGCCCCCAGGCTGAAGCTCTTGTGGGGCCGGCCGCAGTCAGCCAGATTGAAGATTACCATGTAACGACTACTTTTTTCGGCACCGACGGGTTCACCATGGAGCACGGGCTTACCACCAGTTTGGTGGAGAATGCCCAGGTGGTCCAACGCATGTGCGGCCAGGCAACCAGAAGGGTGCTTTGCGTCGATTCATCGAAGGTGGGCAACCGGGGGTTCGTACGGATCATGCCGGTAACAGAGATTGATACCATTGTCACAGACAGTGGATTTCCGACCGACCTCATCGCCTTGCTCGAGGAGCAGGGTGTCGAGGTCATAATCGCACAGTAG
- the rhaS gene encoding rhamnose ABC transporter substrate-binding protein, whose amino-acid sequence MKKALLFVLIASLVVTGLFAQGAKEQAVKSEKEIVILVKSMGNAFFDAVFKGSQEAAAELGGIKTTYMGPPQATAEGQIEIIETLIAQRVAGIAISANDADALIPVTKKAMAAGIKVISFDSGINVGGRIVDLLPSNAELIGRQQIQLAAELTGSKGDVAVLSASAQATNQNLWINWMKEEIKDAKYANMKLVEVVYGDDAPDKSYREAVSLMQKYPNLKAIICPTTVGLLATAQAVKDAGKAGIVEVTGLGLPSEMKGYILDGTCRQMALWNPVDLGYTSTYILNGLIDGTVKGAAGESIPAGRMNSMKVEKDGIIFMGYPYVFNKDNVEQFTF is encoded by the coding sequence ATGAAGAAAGCGTTGTTGTTTGTACTCATCGCCAGCTTGGTCGTCACTGGTCTTTTCGCCCAGGGAGCCAAGGAACAGGCAGTAAAATCGGAGAAGGAAATTGTCATTCTCGTAAAGAGCATGGGAAATGCTTTCTTTGATGCAGTGTTCAAGGGCAGCCAGGAAGCTGCTGCCGAGCTTGGCGGTATCAAGACCACCTACATGGGTCCTCCCCAGGCAACTGCTGAAGGCCAGATCGAGATCATCGAGACCCTCATTGCACAGAGAGTCGCCGGAATCGCCATCAGCGCAAACGACGCCGATGCCCTGATTCCCGTCACCAAGAAGGCCATGGCAGCCGGCATCAAGGTCATCAGCTTTGACTCCGGTATCAACGTAGGCGGACGCATCGTCGACCTGCTTCCCAGCAATGCCGAGCTCATCGGTCGCCAGCAGATTCAGCTTGCCGCCGAGCTTACCGGCTCCAAGGGTGATGTTGCTGTTCTTTCCGCTTCCGCCCAGGCTACCAACCAGAACCTCTGGATTAATTGGATGAAGGAAGAGATCAAGGATGCCAAGTATGCCAACATGAAGCTCGTGGAAGTCGTCTATGGCGACGACGCCCCGGACAAGAGCTATCGTGAAGCTGTCTCCTTGATGCAGAAGTACCCCAACCTCAAGGCGATCATTTGCCCGACCACTGTTGGTCTGCTTGCAACCGCACAGGCTGTCAAGGATGCCGGCAAGGCCGGTATCGTGGAAGTCACCGGTCTTGGACTGCCTTCGGAAATGAAGGGTTACATCCTCGACGGCACCTGCCGCCAGATGGCTCTGTGGAATCCGGTCGACCTCGGCTACACCTCCACCTACATCCTCAACGGCCTCATTGACGGTACCGTCAAGGGAGCTGCCGGCGAGTCCATTCCCGCAGGCCGCATGAACTCCATGAAGGTTGAGAAGGACGGAATCATTTTCATGGGCTATCCGTACGTATTCAACAAGGACAACGTAGAACAGTTCACTTTCTAA
- a CDS encoding dihydrolipoamide acetyltransferase family protein, with protein sequence MAQQVVMPKQGNSVESCIIVEWNVKLGDKVAVGDVLCSAETDKSTIDVESTAEGVVLALLFEEGADVPVMVPIAVVGEAGEKVETVAIDEPKQQEERVKEAAPAVAEKAAVVTATEAIGASPRARVLAASAGISLSTVQPTGPKGRIIERDVLSAKGQPLSPVARQQALAQGLQPPANGSGIGGRVLSSDLAAKPVASAVVEDVTEIAVKGIRKVTARRMMESIHSTCQLSLHAFADARALKRLRAGFKASKPELGLNGITINDLVLFAVSRTLVQFPAFNAHFLGDKILRFAHVHLGVATDTPKGLLVPVLRNSELLSLKQLSEGTKALIGKCKAGTASPDELSGSTFTVSNVGSFGIEAFTPVLNVPEVAILGVGTIALKPIEDEDGDVIFVEHIGLSLTMDHQAVDGADAARFLKALMDNIASIDLLLAL encoded by the coding sequence ATGGCACAACAGGTTGTGATGCCCAAGCAGGGAAACTCAGTCGAGTCCTGCATCATCGTGGAATGGAACGTAAAGCTCGGGGACAAGGTAGCCGTCGGTGATGTGCTGTGCTCGGCCGAGACAGATAAATCCACCATCGATGTTGAATCGACTGCCGAGGGTGTGGTACTCGCCCTTCTGTTTGAAGAAGGTGCGGATGTTCCGGTCATGGTTCCCATCGCCGTTGTCGGCGAAGCCGGGGAGAAGGTCGAGACGGTTGCCATTGACGAGCCGAAGCAACAAGAGGAGCGTGTAAAAGAGGCTGCTCCTGCAGTGGCTGAGAAGGCCGCTGTTGTTACTGCGACCGAGGCCATCGGCGCCAGTCCGCGTGCCAGGGTTTTGGCCGCTTCTGCGGGTATTTCTCTCTCGACTGTCCAGCCTACCGGACCCAAGGGAAGAATCATTGAACGCGATGTGCTCTCTGCCAAAGGCCAGCCGCTTTCACCGGTTGCCCGCCAGCAGGCTCTTGCGCAAGGCCTTCAGCCTCCCGCAAACGGCAGCGGCATCGGGGGCAGGGTGCTCTCAAGCGACCTTGCAGCCAAGCCCGTTGCATCAGCTGTTGTCGAGGATGTCACTGAAATCGCAGTGAAGGGTATCCGAAAGGTTACCGCCAGGAGAATGATGGAGTCGATTCACTCGACCTGCCAGCTCTCCTTGCATGCATTCGCCGATGCCCGGGCGCTCAAGCGCCTCAGGGCCGGTTTCAAGGCTTCAAAGCCTGAGCTTGGACTGAATGGCATCACTATCAACGACCTGGTGCTCTTTGCCGTCAGTCGCACCCTTGTGCAGTTCCCTGCCTTCAACGCCCACTTCCTGGGTGACAAGATCCTGCGCTTTGCCCACGTTCATCTCGGTGTTGCCACCGATACACCGAAGGGTCTGCTGGTGCCGGTTCTTCGTAACAGCGAGCTGTTGAGTCTGAAACAACTCAGTGAAGGAACCAAGGCCCTTATCGGCAAATGCAAGGCCGGTACGGCATCGCCTGACGAGCTTTCTGGGTCAACCTTCACCGTGAGCAACGTCGGTTCTTTCGGCATCGAGGCGTTCACCCCGGTTCTGAATGTGCCCGAGGTTGCCATTCTGGGGGTTGGAACCATCGCTCTCAAACCGATTGAGGACGAGGATGGCGATGTAATCTTTGTTGAACACATCGGCCTGTCGTTGACGATGGACCACCAAGCCGTCGATGGTGCTGATGCAGCACGCTTCCTTAAGGCCCTGATGGACAATATCGCTTCGATCGACCTGTTGCTGGCCCTTTAG
- a CDS encoding ABC transporter permease, which produces MLERSPSSLLKKALERRELTLMLLLLVLLVPITIRSPQFLSGENINRILNDMAILSIVAIGEFFVILSNGIDLSVGSIIAFTGMACGMINESYASVPPVVLLLVGMGIGLLMGLFNGVLVAYGKIPPIITTLGTVNIYRGLTFLLSKGTWVTAHEMSPSYIGFPRTTFLGLSYLLWIAFVVITVLYYFSRYTRTGREVYAIGGNPTAAKFVGVNENRVRVVVFLISGTLCGLAGALWTARYASAVNEMATGFEMQAVAACVLGGVNFSGGAGGIIGVVLGTLFLGVVTNALPVIYLSVFWQTFVQGLIILVALALNTLSDQRKSAKLLAQRRG; this is translated from the coding sequence ATGCTTGAACGCTCTCCATCCTCCCTGCTGAAAAAGGCCCTCGAGCGCAGGGAGCTGACCCTGATGCTCCTGTTGTTGGTCCTCTTGGTTCCCATCACCATCCGTTCCCCCCAGTTCCTTTCAGGGGAGAATATCAATCGAATCCTCAACGATATGGCCATTCTCTCGATTGTTGCCATCGGTGAGTTCTTCGTCATCCTTTCGAACGGCATCGACCTTTCGGTCGGTTCCATCATCGCCTTCACCGGCATGGCCTGTGGCATGATCAACGAATCGTATGCATCGGTGCCTCCGGTTGTCCTTCTGTTGGTGGGCATGGGCATCGGGCTTCTCATGGGCCTTTTCAATGGTGTACTGGTGGCGTACGGCAAGATTCCTCCGATCATCACCACCCTTGGAACGGTGAACATCTATCGCGGTCTTACCTTTCTGCTCAGCAAGGGCACCTGGGTCACCGCCCATGAGATGTCTCCTTCCTACATCGGCTTTCCCCGCACCACCTTCCTCGGGCTCTCGTATCTCCTATGGATAGCCTTTGTGGTCATTACCGTCTTGTACTATTTCAGTCGCTATACCCGAACCGGGCGTGAGGTGTATGCCATCGGAGGCAACCCCACAGCGGCAAAGTTCGTAGGAGTGAATGAGAACCGGGTCAGGGTTGTGGTGTTTCTCATCAGTGGAACGCTCTGCGGCCTTGCCGGGGCCTTGTGGACGGCCCGGTATGCTTCGGCCGTCAATGAGATGGCCACCGGCTTCGAGATGCAGGCAGTGGCTGCCTGCGTGCTTGGAGGCGTGAATTTCTCCGGTGGAGCCGGGGGCATCATCGGTGTGGTCTTGGGCACCCTCTTTCTGGGAGTGGTCACCAATGCGCTTCCGGTAATCTACTTGTCGGTATTCTGGCAGACCTTCGTCCAAGGCTTGATCATTCTGGTCGCCCTGGCTCTGAATACCCTGTCCGACCAACGCAAGAGTGCCAAATTGCTGGCACAGAGGAGGGGGTAG
- the lpdA gene encoding dihydrolipoyl dehydrogenase, which translates to MDSFDLIVVGSGPGGYVAAERAGALGKKVLIIEKEHFGGVCTNRGCIPTKSLLNSAKLYAHAQDGKQFGVQAEGVSFSLLDAMAWKEETIRTLRSGIEFLMKSNKVQTVFGEAQFLDAHHVQVGDTVYEGSYLIIATGSSPFVPPIPGSKLDHVLTSDGILEIKEIPSSLVVIGGGVIGIEFASFFSMIGTKVTVIEMMSEILPMMDGEFAKLMRRELKAVDFHLGCKVEEITPESVLYTDAKGEKKSIAASMVLMSVGRKPNTQGLEKLGLDIDRRGVVVNDRMQTNLATVYAIGDVNGRSLLAHSASRMAEVAVSNIFGSRSMRMRYQAIPWAVYGNPESAGCGITEAEAAKLGIPVKSQTVQMRSNGRFLAEHGKKGAGLVKVICHAQTGAIVGVHLLGPYSSEMIWGASALIEAELRVQDVKEIVFPHPSVSELIKDACFQLDHTL; encoded by the coding sequence ATGGATAGCTTTGATTTGATTGTGGTGGGCAGCGGCCCCGGCGGATACGTCGCCGCTGAGCGGGCAGGGGCACTGGGTAAAAAGGTCCTCATCATTGAGAAGGAGCACTTCGGGGGAGTTTGCACCAACCGCGGCTGCATCCCCACTAAAAGTCTGCTCAACAGTGCCAAGCTCTACGCCCACGCCCAGGACGGCAAGCAGTTCGGAGTGCAGGCAGAGGGCGTTTCCTTCAGCCTTTTGGATGCCATGGCTTGGAAGGAAGAGACGATAAGGACGCTGAGAAGCGGCATCGAGTTCTTGATGAAATCGAACAAGGTGCAGACCGTGTTCGGCGAGGCGCAGTTTCTTGACGCCCATCATGTGCAGGTAGGCGATACGGTCTACGAGGGTTCGTACCTGATCATTGCAACCGGCAGTTCTCCCTTCGTTCCCCCGATACCCGGCTCCAAGCTCGATCATGTGTTGACCAGCGACGGGATATTGGAGATCAAGGAAATCCCGTCTTCGCTGGTGGTCATCGGCGGCGGTGTCATCGGCATTGAATTCGCTTCCTTCTTTTCCATGATAGGGACCAAGGTCACGGTCATCGAGATGATGAGTGAAATCCTTCCGATGATGGATGGTGAGTTTGCAAAGCTCATGCGCCGCGAGCTCAAGGCCGTCGATTTTCACCTTGGCTGCAAGGTCGAGGAAATTACACCCGAATCCGTGCTCTATACCGATGCAAAGGGTGAGAAGAAATCCATTGCAGCTTCCATGGTGCTGATGAGCGTGGGCCGCAAGCCCAACACCCAGGGCCTTGAGAAGCTGGGGCTGGATATCGACAGGCGGGGTGTGGTGGTCAATGACCGCATGCAGACAAACCTTGCCACGGTCTATGCCATCGGTGATGTCAACGGCCGCTCGCTGCTGGCCCACAGCGCCTCGCGCATGGCGGAGGTTGCCGTCTCCAATATATTCGGTTCCAGATCGATGCGAATGCGCTATCAGGCAATCCCTTGGGCGGTCTACGGCAATCCGGAATCTGCGGGCTGCGGCATCACCGAAGCGGAGGCTGCGAAGCTTGGCATCCCCGTCAAGAGCCAGACAGTGCAGATGCGTTCCAATGGAAGGTTCTTGGCCGAGCACGGCAAAAAGGGTGCCGGCTTGGTAAAGGTGATCTGCCATGCACAGACCGGTGCCATCGTCGGTGTCCACCTGCTCGGACCCTACAGCAGTGAGATGATCTGGGGCGCTTCGGCACTTATCGAGGCCGAGTTGCGTGTCCAGGATGTCAAAGAAATCGTATTTCCCCATCCCAGTGTGTCCGAGCTGATCAAGGATGCTTGTTTCCAGCTCGACCATACCCTGTAA
- a CDS encoding ABC transporter permease codes for MADRQDLVAKSRLIDEMSVKNRLIEFFTKWEVILVIIFTLMVLFFSGRTPYFLDWFNLMNATFQFSEKAIMALPMIFIIMCGDIDISIASIIALCAYAVGTAAQAGASIPSLLFISLLVGTLAGLFNGVMITGLNMPAIAVTLATQSMYRGISIGLLGDQARTSFPDGFGIFGQEFIPNTIIPYEFVLYLALMLLFAFILHKTTYGRRLYAIGNSAEAARFSGVNVKLTRIINFTVTGFFCGLTAMLLASRILSVRSNIATGWDLEIITLVVLGGVAITGGKGTVFGVFVGSLLVGYLKFGMGLLKFSGTLMTIVIGSLLITAVLLPRLLDLYKANRKLRLQAQH; via the coding sequence ATGGCTGATAGACAGGATTTAGTTGCAAAAAGCCGACTCATCGACGAAATGTCGGTCAAGAACCGGCTTATCGAGTTCTTTACCAAGTGGGAAGTGATTCTAGTCATCATCTTCACGTTGATGGTTCTCTTCTTCTCAGGCCGGACCCCTTACTTCCTGGATTGGTTCAATTTAATGAATGCAACCTTCCAGTTCAGCGAGAAGGCGATCATGGCCCTGCCGATGATTTTCATCATCATGTGCGGCGATATTGACATATCGATCGCATCCATCATCGCCCTGTGCGCCTATGCGGTAGGCACTGCAGCCCAGGCAGGGGCCTCGATTCCCTCCCTGCTTTTCATCTCCCTGTTGGTGGGAACCCTTGCCGGTCTCTTCAATGGTGTGATGATCACCGGTCTGAACATGCCCGCCATCGCCGTCACCCTGGCAACCCAATCCATGTATCGCGGCATCTCGATCGGACTTTTGGGCGACCAGGCGCGTACCAGCTTTCCTGATGGCTTCGGCATTTTCGGCCAGGAGTTCATCCCGAATACCATCATTCCCTATGAGTTTGTGCTGTATCTTGCGTTGATGCTCCTCTTCGCCTTCATCCTGCACAAGACCACCTACGGGCGGAGGCTGTACGCCATCGGCAACAGTGCGGAGGCAGCCCGTTTCAGCGGTGTGAATGTCAAGCTCACCAGAATCATCAACTTCACCGTCACCGGTTTCTTCTGCGGTCTTACTGCAATGCTGCTTGCCAGCCGTATTCTTTCGGTCCGTTCCAACATTGCAACCGGATGGGATTTGGAAATCATCACCTTGGTGGTTCTCGGCGGTGTTGCGATCACCGGAGGAAAGGGGACCGTCTTCGGTGTTTTCGTAGGTTCCTTGCTCGTCGGCTATTTAAAGTTCGGCATGGGACTGCTCAAGTTCAGCGGCACGCTGATGACCATCGTCATCGGAAGCCTGTTGATCACTGCCGTCCTGCTTCCCAGACTGCTGGACTTGTACAAGGCAAACCGGAAGCTCAGGTTGCAGGCACAACACTAG